Below is a genomic region from candidate division KSB1 bacterium.
ATCAAGGCAAATGGTCGGAGGCGATCAAAAATCTGGAAAAAATTAAGAGTCTGAGACCTAATAATGCTGAGATAGCCAAGCTATTGGCGGAGGCTCAGGAGAAACAAAATGAGCAGATCCTCAATGAGCAGAAGATCGAAAATTTTTATACCATGGGAGTTGAAAATTTCACGAAAGGCAATTACACCCTGGCATTGGCCAATTTCGAGAAAGTGGCTGAGCTCAATCCCAACTATAAAGATATCGACTCGCGGATTCAGGCAACGCGAAAAGAGGTTAATCGGATCAATGAGCTAATGAGCCGAATGCCCACGCGGGATGAAGTGGTGGTTTCTGAACCTGTTGAATCCTACGCAATGGAATCGAATTTTAGCCCAGGAAACAACGCTGGTGCGATGCGCTCGTCAAGCGAATCCGGCATGAAAAGCGATGCCGACATCGATCAGGAACTGGCGCAGACTTATTATCAGCAGGCCCTCGACCTCATGCGCCAGCAAGATTGGCAACGTGCCATGATCTTATTAGAAAAGATTAAGCTCATCAAACCGGGCTATCGAAATACGGAGTTTTTGTTGAGCCAGGCACGCCAGAATATTGAATCAACCATGGGCTTATCCCAAGATGCCACTTCTGGCAGAACAGCCGGGAATAAGCTCATTTTAGCGCTGATCATCGGCTTTGTAAGCCTTCCGTTGGCAATCCTATATCTCTTGCCAACAACTCGCGCCCGCTATTACATTTTGCTGAAAAGATATGATAAAGCCCGGGCGATTTATGAGCGACTGTTATCGAAAAAACCGAACAATATCAAACTCTATATCACCCTTGCCAATATTTACATCAATGAGAACCGGATCGATGAGGTCGCGATCCGCGTATTTGAACGCGCGATTCAATATAACGATCATTTGAAATTGCAATTGGAACCGATCGTTTCGCGATATTATTTACAAAAGTCCAAAGTTTCCGATTCCCCCAAGAAGTTGATCGATGGGATATTGGCTGAGGAACTCAATCGGATGGGTAAATAGGTGGTGAAACAGGTGACTGAAAAAGATCAAACCAACTCCAAGATCATTGAACTGCTAATTGAATTAGGAAAGACATATTTAGAGCGGGGGGATTATGGACAAGCGATCGAAAAATTTAAAACAGCCATTGATCTGGGTGCGAACGACGCGAAAGTTTTTCTGAATTTGAGCAAAGCTTATATTCTGAAAGAGCAGTTCGATCAAGAAGCGCAACGCGTGTTTGAAAAATCCCTGGAATTTGAGCCAGAAAATGCGGTGCTCAATGTGATCCTGAGCCAAATTTATCTCAAGATAGATCGCAGAGATGATCTGGCAATGCGGGTTTTTTTAACTGCGTTAAAATACAATCCCAACAACGCTGATCAAATTCGCCTGACCCTCATCAAAAATAGCTTTGAAAAGGGAAATATTGAGCTGGCACGAGAGCTGATGGGGCAATTTCAGTCCGATCCAGATCAGGCTGGCCAGCTCTTGCCCTTTTATATCGCCCTTGAATGGAAACATCAGGGTTTTGACAGAGTCACCCATTATTTGAAGCAGCTCATCAAGGTACAAACCAATGATGCGTTTTACCGGTGGCTATTGATCAACTTCTTACAAGCCCAGCGCCAAACATCCGAGCATTTCCAATTGTCGATTGAAGATCTCAAACTTTGCCTGGAGTTTCTCGAGAGACTGCCGTCGTTAGATCGGCTCGTGGATATTTATCTCTACCCGGCGATTAAGCAGATGCTGGCTGAACAGTCAACAAAACTGGCTGTTCCTCAGCCACGTCCGATTGATGAATTTGAGATTTTTCTTTCTGAAAATGCCCTTAACACCATTTGGGAAAAAGGATTGAACCGGGAAGAGTCGCCGCAATTGCCAAACCTCTCCACCATCGGAGAAATCTGGAACAAGATGACCCCCTGGGATGGTGCATCTGTTTTGGCCTCTTTGCCTGGAAATCAATTGGAACTAATGCACCACGAAGCGTCTGTTTTACAAGTGCTAAAATTGACAGATATCCCTCCGCAACAGGTGAATCAGCGGTTATCTGAGACCCTGAATTCTATAAGCCAAACTTCCAATAGTTT
It encodes:
- a CDS encoding tetratricopeptide repeat protein gives rise to the protein MRKNYLLLIGLLLILSVTRELLAGNPQDIGAAYWFRKAVSEKDTDKKIEFYLKAIQENPAFAEAHYNLALLYIGKKEIGKAVDHLNQALTSDPNPSLKSNVLSRLGASYRKLGQLVEAEKAFNEAMKLSKDTQFKNLMLYELGQTKISQGRYAEAIEYFRKGLLNSPENRSSFELGIQMAREQQKVAELYEQGLALIKNNKLTDAKEVFRQLLQMDSSHAGAKEQLEKIADLMAQKVDPRDQQIQPLYIQALADMNQGKWSEAIKNLEKIKSLRPNNAEIAKLLAEAQEKQNEQILNEQKIENFYTMGVENFTKGNYTLALANFEKVAELNPNYKDIDSRIQATRKEVNRINELMSRMPTRDEVVVSEPVESYAMESNFSPGNNAGAMRSSSESGMKSDADIDQELAQTYYQQALDLMRQQDWQRAMILLEKIKLIKPGYRNTEFLLSQARQNIESTMGLSQDATSGRTAGNKLILALIIGFVSLPLAILYLLPTTRARYYILLKRYDKARAIYERLLSKKPNNIKLYITLANIYINENRIDEVAIRVFERAIQYNDHLKLQLEPIVSRYYLQKSKVSDSPKKLIDGILAEELNRMGK